A single Orcinus orca chromosome 2, mOrcOrc1.1, whole genome shotgun sequence DNA region contains:
- the JCAD gene encoding junctional cadherin 5-associated protein isoform X2 yields MYSVEDLLISHGYKLSRELPAPRKDDGEGRQAVKTRAPAGPGLLNGCDDGPAASPRGQASLGTGRLSEPDSRGRGPRGLGEPPSAAAAVRISEAGLRQQPPASRSHTYRRREQEAREEPARAPSPPAQATQGPREAGGRSEDVMRKALCEEGLGLAGPARWQSVRVGGQAQPRNPGGQMPAGVGEKLFQDLYPCVLGGHGLTSEKSHSLPRVLSPESLSCVEIPIPLSDGHFPGVPQVAFQPSFGTRDSEATRNPEKGGSSAPLPRPRFGRPLKPPSYGSHQHCRAGAENGSYADSRQPDSAAAPSAKANDAARQEPCAPDPGLEPPVYVPPPSYRSPLQAAAPACPGEARGRRPEGGGRHAQQHPVEKAAAGGQPPSSPRGAGEELGPSPCSPVGVLPQPRPATACDGSVLYIPFDDPRIRHIRLARPHGFWEDVKLDGPVPATEPAPGSLHREAVVRGPSGNESWLWDRLPGGGEDGGFAEHRDACVVTRSQRLDVHAESLVSSPSPQGESTCEIQTQLRKFEAGLQTKKSSKKKMSETIFCLVSIPVKSESHLPATDTNNNDLKQKVDERPGPEKSAALQEQSLLSLSSTDLELQALMGGMTGRTELQKSDPGSPGGDQPTDDPRFPHPVKHRALACPGLWPGQQYRDQQTQTSFTQESQSPRPLPGEMWGGSPDTALPPRCLDAFEVQMHVALASSDQNQRPGAPSPKGQGGPLSPCGGGTISGSSSPRSQAPTPRAGPGEPRVDGRVHGGSPVPRAEVVKGATTGPCNSRQPFGQFLLKPVSRRPWDLISQLESFNKELQEEEGGRDGGSGREDSETEPPWGGRSQPVSTRAGLPEGRAPEDPGPRPGSVKSKPESWAEEARPWAPGPRQADGSGRAAGPSPPGSRMAEGRDREVEAGAPEPAVSPRPVRRAASSGPSDAAAGPPDAAEPRAPPPSREPSAAELSAASAPKAGGGGRGPTGAPLSVAGKARGLSAPDLRSVGLTPGQEQSAGQLAGSPGEVSALEIPPNESLQARAARILGIEVAVESLLPGARRTGRSQDPEPEGGARGLEARRRDAAAGPARRCDPAASADAFYSRRRCGWTQSPLFVGEVGSARQAPQPSEPAGVDGAVPSKAPEPQPSPQECRPFHPKDVGTKPPFRSTLFHFIERTPNLTASEKRLRSTSKVIESLQEKLASPPRRADPDRLMRMKEVSSVSRLRLLTSRGADSAEEAEDLKAERGPGALSARHKLSDPKGAPPLEEDGHPTAQREENGAQDFWCPDSYDPSRVERV; encoded by the coding sequence GCTCCGCCAGCAGCCCCCGGCCAGCCGCAGCCATACCTACCGGAGGAGGGAGCAAGAAGCCCGCGAGGAGCCGGCCCGGGCCCCCAGCCCGCCCGCGCAAGCCACCCAGGGGCCCCGGGAGGCTGGCGGAAGGAGCGAGGACGTGATGAGGAAGGCACTTTGCGAGGAAGGGCTGGGACTGGCGGGTCCCGCCAGATGGCAGAGCGTCCGCGTCGGAGGCCAGGCCCAGCCACGGAACCCAGGGGGGCAGATGCCGGCTGGCGTCGGGGAGAAGCTGTTCCAAGACCTGTACCCGTGTGTGCTCGGAGGCCACGGCTTGACCTCCGAGAAATCCCATTCGCTGCCGAGGGTTCTTTCCCCCGAGAGCCTGAGCTGCGTGGAGATTCCCATCCCTTTGAGCGACGGGCACTTTCCAGGTGTCCCTCAAGTGGCATTCCAGCCTTCATTCGGTACTCGCGATTCGGAAGCCACCAGGAACCCCGAGAAGGGCGGCTCCTCGGCCCCCTTACCCCGGCCTCGGTTTGGGAGACCCCTCAAGCCTCCATCTTACGgctcccaccaacactgcagggCCGGCGCGGAAAACGGCAGCTACGCGGACAGCCGGCAGCCGGACTCGGCTGCCGCCCCCTCGGCCAAGGCGAACGACGCCGCCAGGCAGGAGCCGTGCGCGCCTGACCCCGGCCTGGAGCCCCCGGTGTACGTGCCTCCGCCCTCCTACCGGTCGCCGCTGCAGGCCGCCGCACCCGCCTGCCCGGGGGAGGCCCGAGGGCGGAGGCCCGAGGGCGGAGGCCGCCACGCGCAGCAGCACCCGGTGGAGAAGGCTGCAGCCGGCGGCCAGCCCCCTTCGAGCCCCCGGGGAGCCGGGGAGGAGCTGGGGCCCAGCCCGTGCTCTCCTGTCGGGGTCCTCCCGCAGCCCCGCCCCGCCACGGCTTGTGACGGCTCTGTCCTGTACATCCCCTTCGACGACCCACGGATACGACACATTAGACTCGCCCGACCCCACGGGTTCTGGGAAGACGTGAAGCTGGACGGCCCTGTCCCTGCCACGGAGCCGGCGCCTGGAAGCCTGCATCGGGAGGCTGTCGTTCGGGGCCCCTCGGGGAACGAGAGCTGGCTGTGGGACCGGCTCCCCGGGGGTGGAGAAGATGGTGGCTTTGCTGAGCACAGAGACGCTTGCGTCGTCACTCGGAGTCAGCGGCTGGACGTGCACGCAGAAAGCCTCGTCTCCTCCCCGAGCCCCCAGGGCGAGAGTACCTGTGAGATACAAACCCAGCTCAGAAAGTTCGAAGCTGGGCTGCAGACCAagaaaagttcaaagaaaaaaatgagcgaGACGATATTTTGTTTGGTTTCCATCCCAGTTAAGTCAGAATCACATCTGCCAGCTACAGATACGAACAACAATGACTTAAAACAGAAAGTGGATGAAAGGCCTGGGCCCGAGAAGAGCGCGGCTCTGCAGGAGCAGAGTCTGCTGAGTTTGTCCTCCACCGACCTGGAGCTGCAGGCGCTCATGGGCGGCATGACCGGGAGGACGGAGCTCCAGAAATCAGACCCGGGGAGCCCCGGAGGAGACCAGCCAACAGACGACCCCAGGTTCCCACACCCTGTGAAACACCGAGCGCTCGCGTGTCCTGGCTTGTGGCCCGGGCAGCAGTACAGAGACCAGCAAACGCAGACCAGCTTCACCCAGGAATCCCAAAGCCCGCGGCCCCTCCCTGGGGAGATGTGGGGAGGGTCCCCCGACACCGCGCTGCCTCCAAGATGTTTGGACGCCTTCGAGGTTCAGATGCACGTGGCGTTGGCGTCCAGTGACCAGAACCAGAGGCCCGGGGCTCCTTCCCCGAAAGGCCAAGGGGGGCCCCTGAGCCCGTGCGGCGGCGGCACCATCTCAGGGTCTTCCTCGCCCAGGAGCCAGGCCCCCACACCAAGGGCTGGCCCGGGTGAGCCACGCGTGGACGGCCGTGTCCACGGAGGCAGCCCGGTGCCCAGGGCCGAAGTCGTCAAGGGGGCGACCACAGGCCCCTGCAACAGCAGACAGCCGTTTGGGCAGTTCCTCCTGAAGCCCGTCAGCCGCCGCCCCTGGGACCTGATCAGCCAGTTGGAAAGTTTCAACAAGGAGCttcaggaggaggaagggggccgGGACGGCGGCAGCGGCCGCGAGGACAGTGAGACAGAGCCGCCCTGGGGAGGCCGCAGCCAGCCCGTGTCCACACGCGCAGGCCTCCCGGAGGGCCGGGCACCCGAGGACCCGGGGCCCAGGCCGGGGAGCGTCAAGAGCAAGCCCGAGAGCTGGGCCGAGGAGGCGAGGCCTTGGGCCCCCGGGCCCCGGCAGGCAGACGGCAGCGGGCGCGCCGCAGGGCCGTCGCCCCCCGGGAGCCGGATGGCGGAGGGGCGGGACCGGGAGGTCGAGGCCGGGGCGCCCGAGCCGGCCGTCAGCCCGAGGCCTGTGAGACGAGCCGCGTCTTCCGGGCCGAGCGATGCCGCAGCAGGGCCGCCCGATGCAGCGGAACCGAGGGCGCCCCCGCCGAGTCGGGAGCCCAGTGCTGCGGAGCTGAGCGCAGCCAGCGCGCCCAAGGCgggcggtggggggcgggggcccaCGGGGGCCCCCCTGTCCGTGGCTGGCAAAGCCCGAGGCCTGTCGGCGCCAGACTTGAGGTCTGTGGGGCTAACGCCGGGGCAGGAGCAGAGCGCCGGCCAGTTAGCGGGGTCTCCGGGGGAAGTCAGTGCACTAGAAATCCCCCCAAACGAGTCCCTGCAAGCCAGGGCCGCCAGGATCCTGGGCATTGAGGTGGCCGTGGAGTCCCTGCTGCCAGGCGCCCGGAGGACGGGGCGGAGTCAAGACCCCGAGCCTGAGGGAGGCGCCCGCGGGCTTGAGGCCCGCAGGCGGGACGCAGCGGCCGGCCCAGCCCGGCGGTGTGACCCCGCCGCGTCCGCCGACGCCTTCTACAGCAGGAGGAGGTGTGGCTGGACCCAAAGCCCTCTGTTTGTGGGAGAAGTGGGCAGCGCCCGGCAGGCTCCCCAGCCCTCCGAGCCCGCCGGCGTGGACGGGGCCGTCCCCAGCAAGGCCCCCGAGCCTCAGCCCAGCCCCCAGGAGTGCCGGCCCTTCCATCCCAAGGACGTGGGGACAAAGCCACCCTTCAGGTCCACCTTGTTCCATTTTATAGAAAGGACCCCAAATTTGACAGCCTCCGAAAAGAGGCTCCGAAGCACGTCCAAAGTGATTGAAAGTTTACAGGAGAAACTGGCGTCCCCCCCGCGGAGGGCAGACCCCGACCGCCTGATGAGGATGAAGGAGGTGAGCTCTGTGTCTCGGTTGAGGCTCCTGACCTCGCGGGGCGCGGACTCTGCGGAGGAGGCCGAGGACCTGAAGGCCGAGAGGGGTCCCGGGGCTCTGAGCGCCAGGCACAAGCTCTCTGACCCCAAGGGTGCCCCCCCGCTGGAAGAAGACGGGCATCCGACAGCACAAAGGGAGGAGAACGGCGCTCAGGACTTCTGGTGCCCAG